A window of Chitinophaga sp. MM2321 contains these coding sequences:
- a CDS encoding TonB-dependent receptor, whose translation MKTKLQIPGLIRRVMLIGMLMASMLSYAHAAPLDLTITGKVTDDQGNALLGVSVSIKGTSRGTATDGKGAYSLTVPDNNAVLVFTYVGFIKQEVPVAGKAVVDVQLVTDSKGLGEVIVIGYGTQKKESVTGAISAVTSKDLERVHASTVSATLAGKIPGVTFRMPDGRPGAGANIQIRNLGNPLYVIDGIQKDAGQFNNISPNDIETITVLKDASAAIYGVRAANGVVVVTTKRGKAGSGNSINVDAYTGWQNWSRFPKTVNAYEWMLGKADAEMNAQNPKTDITREELDKWKAGTEPGYKSFDWYDFIIKKNAPQHSINVNATGGTENINYYLSVTRLDQKSVLGREFDFNRTNFQSNVDAKVAKRLKVGVQLNGRIEERDNPGVPGGDDYWAPRFALFRNRPTEHAYANDNPAYPNDIGHNTENWAVQSKAISGYWTEDWRVLQTNFNATYETPIKGLTLKGMYSYYYADRLMNGHEYTYDTYTFHPADSSYERTGGSSNPWRERGTHKVLENVLQGQVNYNNTFGKHTIGATFVSERIKRRELDVWVHAVPKNNVLPLLQFADMDTYNDKDWTEARLGYIGRLNYNYADKYFLEAAGRYDGSWKFAPDKRWGFFPSVSAGWRMTEEPFFKAWLGGNSLLSELKLRASYGELGDDDIGIGAYDYLPGYTYATSTVILDGQVIKGSRDKGVPNDRLSWFTSKITDIGLDYQLWNGKVYGSLDYFKRKRSGLRGSKYDVLVPNEIGYGLPQENVNSDQQVGGEFSAAYTGKAGKVDFVVGGNVSYSRSRFISSYKPVWGNSLDYYRNSGEDRWSNIYWGYEAVGQFQSQEEINKYPVNVDGQGNKTLLPGDIIYKDVNGDGVINGYDERPIGYQTSGNPTVNFGLNLGVRWKGIDFSADFSGGSLYSYNQNWEMRWPFQNGGNLLKQFYDDRWHREDPFDVNSKWIPGKYPALRFNDGGHSNYNKASTFWLTNVHYVRLRTMEIGYTIPQSVLDRVKIKKIRVYLNTYNLFSIDNVKALGIEPEIADENGLQYPQNKLVNVGFNLTF comes from the coding sequence ATGAAAACAAAACTGCAAATTCCCGGATTGATCCGGAGGGTCATGCTTATCGGCATGCTCATGGCCAGTATGTTGTCCTATGCACATGCTGCCCCGTTAGACCTCACTATTACCGGTAAAGTGACGGATGACCAGGGTAATGCCCTCCTGGGTGTTAGTGTAAGCATAAAAGGTACTTCCAGGGGTACCGCCACCGATGGTAAAGGCGCTTATTCGCTGACCGTACCCGATAACAACGCGGTACTGGTATTTACTTATGTCGGATTTATAAAACAGGAAGTACCCGTTGCCGGAAAAGCGGTGGTGGATGTACAACTGGTAACCGACAGCAAAGGATTGGGCGAAGTGATCGTAATAGGCTATGGTACACAGAAAAAGGAATCTGTTACCGGCGCCATCTCCGCCGTTACCAGTAAAGACCTGGAGCGGGTGCATGCGTCTACCGTAAGTGCCACCCTCGCTGGTAAAATTCCCGGTGTTACTTTCCGGATGCCGGATGGCCGCCCCGGCGCCGGTGCCAACATACAGATCCGTAATCTCGGAAATCCATTGTATGTGATTGATGGTATTCAAAAGGATGCCGGACAGTTTAATAATATCTCCCCCAATGACATTGAAACGATCACTGTGCTGAAAGATGCATCAGCAGCCATTTACGGTGTAAGAGCAGCCAACGGGGTAGTGGTAGTAACCACCAAAAGAGGAAAAGCCGGCAGCGGTAATTCCATTAACGTAGACGCCTATACGGGATGGCAGAACTGGTCCAGGTTTCCCAAAACAGTAAACGCCTATGAGTGGATGCTCGGCAAAGCGGATGCTGAAATGAATGCACAGAATCCTAAAACGGATATTACCCGCGAAGAACTGGATAAGTGGAAAGCCGGTACAGAACCGGGTTACAAGAGTTTCGACTGGTACGACTTCATCATCAAAAAAAATGCGCCGCAACATTCTATCAACGTAAATGCGACCGGCGGTACAGAAAATATCAACTACTATCTCTCTGTTACCCGTCTTGATCAGAAGTCGGTATTAGGGCGGGAATTTGATTTTAACCGCACCAACTTCCAGAGTAATGTGGATGCAAAAGTAGCCAAACGCCTGAAGGTAGGCGTGCAGCTCAATGGCCGTATCGAAGAGCGGGATAACCCCGGCGTGCCCGGTGGGGACGACTATTGGGCGCCCCGCTTTGCACTCTTCCGTAACAGACCTACCGAACACGCATATGCCAATGATAACCCGGCGTATCCCAATGATATAGGTCATAATACAGAAAACTGGGCCGTACAAAGCAAAGCGATCTCCGGCTACTGGACGGAAGACTGGCGCGTACTGCAAACCAACTTCAACGCTACCTACGAAACACCCATTAAAGGACTCACCCTGAAAGGGATGTATTCGTATTACTATGCCGACAGGCTGATGAACGGGCACGAATACACGTACGATACGTATACTTTCCATCCGGCAGACAGCTCCTATGAACGTACCGGCGGCAGCTCTAACCCATGGCGGGAACGCGGCACCCATAAAGTGCTGGAAAATGTATTGCAGGGACAGGTCAACTACAACAATACTTTTGGTAAACATACCATCGGTGCAACGTTTGTATCCGAAAGGATCAAACGCCGGGAGCTGGATGTGTGGGTGCACGCTGTTCCCAAAAACAATGTATTGCCCCTGTTACAGTTTGCCGACATGGATACCTATAATGATAAAGACTGGACAGAAGCGCGCTTAGGCTATATCGGCCGTTTAAACTATAACTATGCAGATAAATATTTCCTGGAAGCAGCCGGTCGTTACGACGGCTCCTGGAAATTTGCACCGGATAAAAGATGGGGCTTTTTCCCCTCTGTATCTGCGGGCTGGAGAATGACAGAAGAACCTTTCTTCAAAGCATGGCTGGGTGGTAACAGCTTGCTGAGTGAATTGAAACTGCGCGCCTCTTATGGTGAACTGGGGGATGATGATATTGGTATCGGCGCTTACGACTACCTGCCCGGCTATACGTACGCTACTTCCACAGTGATCCTGGATGGACAGGTGATCAAAGGTTCGCGCGATAAGGGCGTACCAAACGACCGCTTGTCATGGTTTACCAGTAAGATCACTGATATCGGGCTGGATTACCAGTTGTGGAATGGTAAGGTGTACGGATCGCTGGATTATTTCAAACGTAAACGTTCCGGGTTACGCGGCAGCAAATATGATGTATTGGTGCCTAACGAAATCGGTTACGGATTACCACAGGAAAATGTAAACAGCGATCAGCAGGTGGGCGGTGAATTTTCCGCAGCCTATACCGGGAAGGCCGGCAAGGTGGACTTTGTAGTAGGTGGTAATGTATCCTATTCCAGGAGCAGGTTTATTTCTTCCTACAAACCGGTATGGGGTAATTCACTCGATTATTACCGCAATTCAGGTGAAGACAGGTGGAGTAATATTTACTGGGGATATGAGGCTGTTGGCCAGTTCCAGTCGCAGGAAGAAATTAACAAGTATCCCGTAAATGTAGATGGGCAGGGAAATAAAACGCTCTTACCAGGAGATATTATTTATAAAGATGTGAATGGAGATGGGGTGATCAATGGGTATGATGAAAGACCAATCGGTTATCAGACAAGCGGCAACCCAACGGTAAACTTTGGGCTCAACCTGGGCGTAAGGTGGAAAGGCATTGACTTCTCGGCCGACTTCTCCGGTGGTTCTCTCTATTCCTACAATCAGAACTGGGAAATGAGATGGCCTTTTCAGAATGGTGGTAACCTGCTGAAACAGTTTTATGATGACCGCTGGCACCGCGAAGATCCTTTTGATGTAAACAGCAAATGGATTCCCGGCAAATATCCTGCACTGCGTTTCAACGATGGCGGACATAGTAACTATAACAAAGCATCTACTTTCTGGCTAACCAATGTGCACTACGTGCGACTGAGGACCATGGAGATTGGCTATACCATTCCGCAGTCTGTTCTCGACAGGGTGAAGATCAAAAAGATCCGGGTGTATTTAAATACTTACAACCTCTTTTCTATTGACAACGTGAAAGCCCTGGGTATAGAGCCGGAAATCGCTGATGAGAACGGGTTGCAGTATCCGCAGAACAAACTGGTGAATGTAGGCTTCAACCTTACTTTTTAA
- a CDS encoding beta-L-arabinofuranosidase domain-containing protein, with translation MLRKPLLFLTLSSIMAGFTPADAAHSPVAGLDTTSFVMPVYSELALGAVKPKGWLLHQLQLMRDGTTGHLDEVHDKIKKDNGWLGGKGDGWEETPYWLDGAVPLAYLLQDKTLTDKVLQYINWTLDHQRPSGYFGPLTKAEREKNISIDVSNSDQGEDWWPKMVMLKVLQQYYTATHDVRVIPFMTRYFNYQRQVLKTCPLGKWTEWATSRGSENVLVVQWLYRIIKDDKLLELAALIEGQAFPWTTWLGNRSWVMEAAAQQNDEHWMRRHGVNVAMALKDPALNYQRTKNKRYLDSLQTGFHDLMTLHGLPMGIFSADEDLHGNGPTQGTELCAIVESMFSLEEIISITGDPRYMEALERMTFNALPTQTTDDYNAKQYFQIANQVQVKRGVFNFSLPFDRQMNNVFGLRSGYTCCTANMHQGWTKFTTHLWYGTRNNGLAALTYSPNEITAKVGKNNTEITIQEVTAYPFDEQIHFNISTKKSVAFPLELRIPEWCTEATVSLNGQPLRKEKGGRIITIDRTWDHNDQLTLQLPMEVRTSNWGRNSRTVERGPLVYALKLAEQWEKGRDEAEGDYYSVFPRGDWNYGLLEKAIKAPAQYLTVTKVKPVSDQFVWNLDHAPIAITTTAKKIPGWKIVEDVAPQPVTDRNGIYKGAVDDKEEIITLVPYGCTKVRIVAFPVVR, from the coding sequence ATGCTCCGGAAGCCCTTACTTTTTTTAACCCTGTCATCCATCATGGCTGGCTTCACACCGGCGGATGCAGCTCATTCGCCGGTGGCCGGCCTCGATACCACTTCCTTTGTAATGCCCGTGTACAGCGAGCTTGCACTGGGCGCGGTAAAGCCAAAGGGCTGGTTGCTGCACCAGTTGCAGCTCATGCGCGACGGTACTACCGGTCATCTTGATGAGGTACATGACAAAATAAAAAAAGATAACGGCTGGCTGGGAGGTAAGGGAGATGGTTGGGAAGAAACCCCTTACTGGCTGGATGGCGCCGTGCCGCTGGCCTACCTGTTGCAGGACAAAACCCTTACAGATAAAGTATTACAGTATATCAACTGGACGCTGGACCACCAACGGCCATCGGGTTATTTTGGTCCGCTGACAAAAGCAGAGCGGGAGAAAAATATATCCATTGACGTTAGTAACAGCGATCAGGGAGAAGACTGGTGGCCAAAAATGGTGATGCTAAAAGTATTGCAGCAGTATTACACTGCTACCCACGATGTCCGCGTAATTCCCTTCATGACGCGATATTTCAATTATCAGCGGCAGGTGTTAAAAACCTGTCCGCTGGGCAAGTGGACGGAATGGGCTACTTCACGGGGTTCAGAAAATGTGCTGGTAGTACAATGGTTGTACCGTATCATTAAAGACGATAAATTATTAGAGCTGGCGGCGCTGATCGAGGGACAGGCATTCCCCTGGACCACCTGGCTGGGTAACCGCAGTTGGGTGATGGAAGCGGCGGCACAGCAAAACGACGAGCACTGGATGCGGCGTCATGGCGTGAACGTAGCCATGGCATTGAAAGATCCGGCGCTGAACTATCAGCGCACAAAAAATAAAAGATACCTCGACTCCCTGCAAACAGGCTTCCACGACCTGATGACATTGCACGGCCTGCCAATGGGTATTTTTTCTGCTGATGAAGATCTTCACGGTAACGGACCTACGCAGGGAACAGAACTATGCGCCATCGTAGAGTCTATGTTTTCGCTGGAAGAAATCATCAGCATAACCGGCGATCCGCGCTACATGGAGGCATTGGAGCGTATGACCTTCAACGCATTGCCTACACAAACAACAGACGATTACAATGCCAAACAGTACTTTCAGATAGCCAACCAGGTACAGGTAAAGAGAGGCGTATTTAATTTTTCACTTCCTTTTGACCGGCAGATGAATAACGTATTCGGACTACGCAGCGGTTACACCTGCTGTACGGCCAATATGCACCAGGGCTGGACGAAATTCACCACACACCTCTGGTATGGCACCCGCAATAATGGGCTGGCTGCACTCACCTACAGTCCCAATGAAATCACTGCCAAAGTGGGTAAAAACAATACGGAGATCACAATTCAGGAAGTAACGGCTTATCCGTTTGATGAACAGATCCATTTTAATATCAGTACAAAAAAATCCGTCGCCTTTCCTTTGGAGCTGCGTATCCCTGAATGGTGTACAGAAGCCACTGTATCGCTTAACGGGCAACCACTCCGGAAAGAAAAAGGTGGCCGCATTATTACAATAGACAGGACCTGGGACCACAACGACCAGCTCACGTTGCAACTGCCCATGGAAGTACGTACTTCCAATTGGGGCCGCAACTCCCGCACGGTAGAAAGAGGCCCGCTCGTATATGCGTTGAAGTTAGCAGAGCAATGGGAGAAAGGACGTGATGAAGCAGAAGGCGATTATTACAGCGTATTTCCCAGAGGCGACTGGAATTACGGGCTGCTGGAAAAAGCAATCAAAGCACCCGCGCAATATCTGACTGTAACAAAAGTAAAACCGGTGTCAGATCAGTTTGTATGGAACCTGGATCATGCACCCATCGCGATCACCACCACCGCAAAAAAGATTCCCGGATGGAAGATCGTAGAGGATGTAGCACCTCAGCCGGTAACAGACAGGAACGGTATTTACAAAGGCGCCGTTGATGACAAAGAAGAAATAATAACACTTGTGCCATATGGTTGTACAAAAGTCAGGATAGTAGCGTTCCCCGTGGTTAGATAG
- a CDS encoding sugar-binding domain-containing protein: MIKKHLLFALMFGCGLNVAQAQGDWKIVAGKITTPWSEKVSPAETLPEYPRPQLVRANWKNLNGLWNYAVKAKNESTPTTYEGKILVPFAIESALSGVGRTVGKDSVLWYNTSITLPAGMKSKKILLHFGAVDWKTTVYVNGKEAGTHEGGFDPFSFDITPLLKKGKQEIVVRVWDPTDEGPQPRGKQVKKPEGIWYTPVTGIWQTVWVEAVAATYIAGTKQTPDIDQQTITVAADVQNLQAGDQVNVSAWDGATKVAEGQISGEAAVLKIASPKLWSPTHPFLYDLRLSVTRKGKTIDEVQSYFAMRKSSIGKDANGIQRMLLNNEFVFQYGPLDQGWWPDGLYTAPTDEALKFDIAQTKAMGFNMIRKHIKVEPARWYYYCDQLGMLVWQDMPSGDLGNGWEQRPGIIGRGTDQNRSAESEAYYRKEWDAIINTLYNFPSIVVWTPFNEAWGQFKTVEIAEWTMKKDPSRLVNTASGGNFYPVGPIIDLHNYPEPAMPDPAVFGDKRAIVLGEFGGLGLPVEGHVWQQKNNWGYQSFKNANDLFNRYAGFMDRLESLIKQGLSAAVYTQTTDVEVEINGLMTYDRKVQKMELEKLKQVHQKLYNPALVNIKK, encoded by the coding sequence ATGATAAAAAAGCACTTATTATTTGCCTTGATGTTTGGATGTGGACTCAACGTTGCGCAAGCACAGGGCGACTGGAAAATTGTAGCAGGAAAAATTACAACTCCCTGGAGTGAAAAAGTTTCACCAGCGGAGACATTACCTGAATACCCGCGTCCACAGCTCGTGAGGGCCAACTGGAAAAACCTCAACGGACTTTGGAATTATGCTGTCAAAGCAAAAAATGAAAGCACCCCGACCACTTATGAAGGGAAGATCCTGGTACCTTTTGCCATTGAATCTGCATTATCCGGCGTTGGAAGAACAGTAGGGAAGGACAGTGTGCTGTGGTATAATACAAGCATTACTTTGCCGGCCGGTATGAAAAGTAAAAAGATCCTCCTGCACTTTGGTGCGGTAGACTGGAAAACAACCGTATATGTAAACGGAAAAGAAGCAGGCACCCACGAGGGCGGTTTTGATCCGTTTTCTTTTGATATTACGCCGCTCCTGAAAAAAGGCAAACAGGAGATCGTTGTACGTGTGTGGGACCCTACAGATGAAGGTCCGCAGCCAAGAGGCAAGCAGGTAAAAAAACCGGAAGGCATCTGGTACACACCCGTTACCGGTATCTGGCAAACCGTATGGGTAGAAGCAGTGGCGGCTACTTATATTGCGGGTACAAAGCAAACACCTGATATTGATCAGCAAACGATCACCGTAGCCGCGGATGTTCAAAACCTGCAAGCGGGCGACCAGGTAAATGTTTCCGCCTGGGATGGCGCTACTAAAGTAGCAGAAGGTCAGATCAGCGGGGAAGCTGCCGTACTGAAAATTGCTTCACCGAAATTGTGGTCACCTACTCATCCTTTCCTGTACGACCTGCGCTTGTCTGTAACCCGCAAAGGCAAAACCATTGACGAGGTACAGAGCTATTTCGCGATGCGTAAATCATCCATCGGTAAAGATGCCAATGGTATCCAGCGCATGTTGCTGAATAATGAATTTGTGTTTCAGTACGGCCCGCTGGATCAGGGCTGGTGGCCTGACGGCTTGTACACCGCGCCAACAGATGAAGCACTGAAATTTGATATTGCACAAACCAAAGCCATGGGCTTTAATATGATCAGAAAACATATTAAAGTAGAACCTGCCCGCTGGTATTACTACTGCGATCAGTTAGGTATGCTCGTATGGCAGGATATGCCGAGCGGCGACCTGGGTAATGGCTGGGAACAACGTCCGGGTATCATTGGTCGTGGTACAGATCAAAATCGTTCTGCTGAATCAGAAGCCTACTATAGGAAAGAATGGGATGCTATCATCAATACCCTGTACAACTTCCCGTCTATTGTGGTATGGACACCTTTCAACGAAGCCTGGGGACAATTTAAAACAGTGGAAATAGCGGAATGGACGATGAAAAAAGATCCTTCCCGTTTGGTGAATACTGCCAGTGGTGGCAACTTCTACCCGGTAGGACCGATCATCGATCTGCATAACTACCCCGAACCTGCGATGCCTGATCCGGCTGTTTTTGGCGATAAACGCGCTATTGTACTGGGCGAATTTGGCGGCCTGGGATTACCGGTAGAGGGACATGTATGGCAACAGAAAAATAACTGGGGATACCAGAGTTTTAAGAACGCCAACGACCTGTTTAACCGCTACGCCGGTTTTATGGACAGACTGGAAAGTCTTATCAAACAAGGGTTATCAGCCGCCGTGTATACGCAGACCACTGATGTGGAAGTAGAAATAAACGGATTGATGACCTACGACAGAAAAGTGCAGAAGATGGAACTGGAAAAACTGAAACAGGTACATCAGAAACTATATAATCCGGCATTGGTCAACATAAAAAAATAA
- a CDS encoding glycoside hydrolase family 43 protein, with protein sequence MKCSRLLSLLLLLLMGGACRAGGPDTTGTFTNPLLPGGPDPWVIQQDGVYYYLHTTGHNITIRKTRAMSELDKAPAIVLWTPPAKGPDARDIWAPELHRLDGKWYLYYTAGSSDSIHPQHTFVLENTAADPTTGTWESKGQLKDPAADYFAIDGTILAYKDRHYFIWSGHNGKDVVQRLYIAQLKNPWTLATARVEIAAPTYSWEKNGINEGPEILKNAKNDIFLIFSASGCWSEDYALGIMQLKKNGDPLKAADWHKSPLPVLTAKPENGAYAPGHNGFFKSADGQEDWIIYHANSKAGQGCGGLRNPRMQPFTWKADGSPDFGEPVKIGEQIRKPGGE encoded by the coding sequence ATGAAATGTAGCCGACTACTTTCATTGTTACTATTACTGCTGATGGGCGGCGCTTGCCGTGCAGGAGGACCGGATACCACCGGCACCTTCACCAATCCGTTGCTGCCCGGTGGACCTGATCCCTGGGTGATCCAACAGGATGGGGTATATTATTACCTGCATACCACGGGACATAATATTACGATCCGTAAAACACGCGCTATGTCGGAACTGGATAAGGCGCCAGCCATTGTTTTATGGACACCACCGGCCAAAGGCCCCGATGCGCGTGATATCTGGGCGCCGGAGCTGCACCGCCTCGATGGCAAATGGTATCTCTATTACACCGCAGGATCTTCAGACAGCATCCACCCGCAACACACCTTTGTATTGGAAAATACCGCTGCCGATCCTACCACCGGCACCTGGGAAAGCAAAGGACAACTAAAAGATCCCGCTGCCGACTACTTCGCCATTGACGGCACTATCCTGGCATATAAGGACCGGCACTATTTTATCTGGAGTGGGCATAACGGGAAAGATGTTGTACAACGTCTCTATATTGCACAGCTGAAAAATCCGTGGACACTAGCCACCGCACGTGTAGAGATTGCCGCACCCACCTACAGTTGGGAAAAGAACGGCATCAATGAAGGCCCTGAAATATTAAAGAACGCTAAAAATGATATCTTCCTCATCTTCTCTGCGAGTGGCTGCTGGTCAGAAGATTATGCGCTGGGGATCATGCAGCTGAAGAAAAACGGTGATCCGCTGAAAGCTGCCGACTGGCACAAATCGCCTTTGCCGGTGCTCACCGCTAAACCGGAAAACGGCGCCTATGCACCCGGTCATAATGGTTTCTTTAAATCGGCAGATGGCCAGGAAGACTGGATCATCTATCACGCCAACTCCAAAGCAGGACAGGGTTGTGGCGGATTAAGAAATCCACGCATGCAACCATTTACCTGGAAAGCCGATGGCAGCCCAGATTTTGGCGAACCAGTGAAAATAGGAGAACAGATCAGGAAGCCCGGTGGGGAATAA